A stretch of DNA from Spirochaetota bacterium:
CGTATCCTGATAGCATATTATGATGCGTTTGTGCTGTACAACATTTACTTCCCAAATGGCAAAGCTTCAAAAGAACGCTTGCAGTACAAGATGGAATTTTATGATGCATTTTTAGAGCATGCTGAAAATGTGCGTAAAAAAGGCAAAAGCATAGTTATGTGTGGCGATGTGAATACTGCACACACCCAAATAGACCTTGCACGCCCAAAAGAAAATGAAAATGTATCTGGGTTTTTACCCCAAGAGCGTGCGTGGATAGATAAGTTAATTGCGCATGGCTATACTGACACTTTCCGATTGTTTATAAAAGAGGGTGGTCACTATTCGTGGTGGGATTACAAAACAAAGGCACGTGAGCGTAACATAGGCTGGCGTATTGATTACTTTTTTGTGAGCAATGATCTGGTACCCAAGGTTAAGGATGCATTTATCCTAGATAAAGTTGAAGGTTCAGATCATTGTCCTGTTGGATTAATTTTAGAGTTATAGCATTTATATAGATAATGGAAAAAGCAACCGCGCACCTACGTATCAGGGGGACAGTAGTGCTATACCATATGGTAATGTGCGTATGTTGAGTATGGCAACATAACAACGGTAATAGTTAGCCAATCACCGAGGACAGCGCTACTACATTAAGTACAGTTACAACACAGCGCAACGCACAGTGTAGATCAAATACTGAGCAAGGGAATTGTGAGATCGCACTGTACAGGAAGGTATGGTGCGTTAGGATACAGGTGAGGATCTGAATGGAAGCTACTTGGCAGCCTGTCGTGGAAAGGGTAATAATGCATACAGAAATAAACCAGGGGTAAGAGTATGTAAAGGGGAACGGGGACTGGTGCGTGAAACCACCGTTTCATTTTGAAAGAGAATAATTGCTTTGGTGCATGGTATTACGAGGCTAGGATATCAAATTTAATAAAATAGTGATAAATATTTTCAGCAATACATAATTGGATACAATGATATCTCCAAACTCCCTCCTAAAAGCAGAGTATATCAACACATAGATTTGTGTATAAAATTGTAAGAATGATAATCTTTTATTTGCTATACTACATCAAACCTTTATACATTCCCCCATCTATTAGTATTGTTTGTCCGTTGATGTAGCCAGCTTTTTCTGAGGCTAAGAAAGCCACCAGTGAAGCAAATTCTTCTGGCATTCCTATGCGCTGCAACGGTATTTCTGCTGCAAAAGCTGCTAATGCTTTCTCATAGGTGATATTTTCTTGCTGGGCTTTAAGTTCAATAAGTGTTTTGAGGCGATCAGTGAGGATGTATCCCGGAGCTATCGCATTTGCAGTAATATTGTATTTACCGTATTGATTGGCAATGCTTTTTACAAATGCAATAACTCCCACTCGCGATACATTTGAAAGTACTAAATTATCAATGGGCTGTTTTACTGTAATTGAAGTTGATGCAATAATACGGCCATACTTGTGTGTTTGCATGAGGGGAAGAAAGGCATATATAAGGTTAATTGCACTAATGCAATTAAGCTCAATAGCCTTTCGGTAATCATCAGGTGAAAAATTTTGGATAAAACCTGCTGGTGGACCTCCTGCATTTGTAAAGAGTATATCAACTCTGCCATACTCTTTTAGTACTGCATCTTTAAGTTCAGCAATATCATCAGGGTTGGTCACATCGCACGGATATGCAATGACTTTGTTGCCGGTTTGTGACATTATTTCTTCTGCGGTTTTGTGTAATAGGTTACTATCGCGCGAGCATATTACACATAACGCCCCTTCCTTAGATAACTCAGATGCAACGGCTTTTCCTAACCCTTTACTTGCTGCTGTTATAACAGCTATCTTATTTTCAAGGTGCAGGTTCATGGTATCCTCCAGTATAGTATTTTTTATTTGACTTTTTATTATTTTGATACAATAACTCATTGATTGTTTTACATACACATCATTATAGTATGGAGGTTATATGAAGCGTAAAGTTTTTTTTATTGCAATAGTACTTTTTATTATCACATCCCTGACATACTCAATGGATGAAAAAAAAGGGTTGATT
This window harbors:
- a CDS encoding SDR family oxidoreductase, translating into MNLHLENKIAVITAASKGLGKAVASELSKEGALCVICSRDSNLLHKTAEEIMSQTGNKVIAYPCDVTNPDDIAELKDAVLKEYGRVDILFTNAGGPPAGFIQNFSPDDYRKAIELNCISAINLIYAFLPLMQTHKYGRIIASTSITVKQPIDNLVLSNVSRVGVIAFVKSIANQYGKYNITANAIAPGYILTDRLKTLIELKAQQENITYEKALAAFAAEIPLQRIGMPEEFASLVAFLASEKAGYINGQTILIDGGMYKGLM
- a CDS encoding exodeoxyribonuclease III; translated protein: MKLKLISWNINGIRAVYKKGFYQWFVTEKPDILCLQETKATREQFPAELQDVAGYHAYFAEAEKKGYSGVALYSTMKPQEIETGFGIKRFDTEGRILIAYYDAFVLYNIYFPNGKASKERLQYKMEFYDAFLEHAENVRKKGKSIVMCGDVNTAHTQIDLARPKENENVSGFLPQERAWIDKLIAHGYTDTFRLFIKEGGHYSWWDYKTKARERNIGWRIDYFFVSNDLVPKVKDAFILDKVEGSDHCPVGLILEL